One Halobaculum roseum DNA segment encodes these proteins:
- a CDS encoding cytochrome b yields MSLEKKDEYDHENWLESKDLTPVEATFLTALIWVDKRLRIVDYLELLESLYYRSNLQMPKSHTEQYDLDNKFWYWYALYTLGFFSTLAYVVAAISGALLGFYYVPAVGSAGPGEASIAYSQIAFIMRDLQFGFMLRSIHRWSAQVMTAAVFLHMLRVYFTGAYKEPRELNWLLGIVLISLTMVFGYTGYLLPWDQLAFWAGQIGVEMALSIPLIGEWVAQLMFGGFSLSQATLMRMYIIHVFLLPFVVTALIAIHIGIVWVQGIAEPH; encoded by the coding sequence ATGAGTCTGGAAAAGAAAGACGAGTACGACCACGAGAACTGGCTCGAGAGCAAGGACCTCACGCCGGTGGAGGCGACGTTCCTCACCGCGCTCATCTGGGTCGACAAGCGCCTCCGCATCGTCGATTACCTCGAACTGCTGGAGTCGCTGTACTACCGGTCGAACCTCCAGATGCCGAAGTCGCACACGGAGCAGTACGACCTGGACAACAAGTTCTGGTACTGGTACGCGCTGTACACGCTGGGCTTCTTCAGTACACTCGCGTACGTCGTGGCGGCCATCTCCGGGGCCTTACTGGGATTCTACTACGTTCCCGCGGTCGGCTCTGCGGGCCCGGGAGAGGCGTCGATCGCCTACAGCCAGATCGCGTTCATCATGCGGGACCTCCAGTTCGGCTTCATGTTGCGCTCCATCCACCGGTGGTCGGCGCAGGTGATGACCGCAGCGGTGTTCCTGCACATGCTGCGCGTCTACTTCACCGGCGCGTACAAGGAGCCGCGCGAGCTGAACTGGCTGCTCGGCATCGTGCTCATCTCGCTGACGATGGTGTTCGGCTACACCGGATACCTCCTGCCGTGGGACCAGCTGGCCTTCTGGGCCGGCCAGATCGGCGTCGAGATGGCGCTGTCGATCCCGCTCATCGGCGAGTGGGTCGCCCAGCTGATGTTCGGCGGCTTCTCGCTGAGCCAGGCGACGCTGATGCGCATGTACATCATCCACGTGTTCCTGCTCCCGTTCGTGGTGACCGCCCTCATCGCGATCCACATCGGCATCGTGTGGGTGCAGGGCATCGCGGAGCCGCACTAA
- the deoC gene encoding deoxyribose-phosphate aldolase — translation MSPTAFAATIDHTVLGPETTLADVETLLDEAAEHGLNACIPPCYVAEAAEYAPDVTLATVIGFPHGQHTPGTKRAEAEDAWRAGADELDLVINVGRLRAGEDDAVREEIAEVVAAVPVPVKVIIETALLSDEEKRRACAAARDADAAMVKTSTGFAEGGATVADVELMSEYLPVKASGGVGSYAEAIAMLEAGAVRIGASSGVAIVEGHPDA, via the coding sequence CTGTCGCCGACGGCGTTCGCCGCGACGATCGACCACACGGTACTCGGCCCGGAGACGACGCTCGCCGACGTGGAAACGCTCCTCGACGAGGCGGCCGAGCACGGCTTGAACGCCTGCATTCCGCCGTGTTACGTCGCCGAGGCGGCGGAGTACGCTCCCGACGTGACGCTCGCGACCGTGATCGGCTTCCCCCACGGCCAGCACACGCCCGGGACGAAGCGCGCCGAGGCCGAGGACGCCTGGCGCGCGGGCGCCGACGAGCTCGATCTGGTGATCAACGTCGGCCGCCTGCGGGCGGGCGAGGACGACGCCGTCCGCGAGGAGATCGCCGAGGTCGTCGCCGCCGTCCCCGTCCCGGTGAAGGTGATCATCGAGACGGCGCTGCTGTCGGACGAGGAGAAGCGCCGGGCGTGTGCGGCCGCCCGCGACGCCGACGCCGCGATGGTGAAGACGTCCACCGGGTTCGCCGAGGGCGGCGCGACCGTCGCCGACGTGGAGCTGATGAGCGAGTACCTCCCCGTGAAGGCCAGCGGCGGCGTCGGCAGCTACGCGGAGGCGATCGCGATGCTGGAGGCGGGCGCCGTCCGTATCGGCGCCTCCTCGGGCGTCGCGATCGTCGAGGGACATCCGGACGCCTGA
- a CDS encoding S26 family signal peptidase → MIRALRQAARDAASTALGVALVAALLFAVVGVWPPMVAVESGSMEPHMERGDLIVVSEPARFGGDGVAGVRTAHEAPAEHRTFGARGDVIVFSSPALPGTPIIHRAHFHVEAGENWYDEANPEYLPPGVDSCAELTDCPAPRSGFITKGDANARYDQVNGNSPIVTRDRIRSEARVRIPMLGHIRLTLAGE, encoded by the coding sequence GTGATCCGCGCGCTCCGACAGGCCGCCCGCGACGCCGCGAGCACGGCGCTCGGGGTGGCCCTCGTCGCGGCGCTGTTGTTCGCCGTCGTCGGCGTGTGGCCGCCGATGGTCGCCGTCGAGTCCGGCAGCATGGAGCCGCACATGGAGCGCGGCGACCTGATCGTCGTCTCCGAGCCCGCGCGCTTCGGCGGCGACGGCGTCGCCGGCGTCCGAACCGCCCACGAGGCGCCGGCCGAGCACCGGACCTTCGGCGCGCGCGGCGACGTGATCGTGTTCTCCTCGCCCGCGCTGCCGGGGACGCCGATCATCCACCGGGCGCACTTCCACGTCGAGGCGGGCGAGAACTGGTACGACGAGGCGAACCCGGAGTACCTCCCGCCGGGCGTCGACTCGTGTGCGGAGCTAACCGACTGTCCGGCGCCCCGATCGGGGTTCATCACCAAGGGCGACGCGAACGCGCGCTACGACCAGGTGAACGGGAACTCCCCCATCGTCACCCGCGACCGGATCCGGTCGGAGGCGCGCGTCAGGATCCCCATGCTCGGCCACATCCGGCTCACGCTCGCCGGGGAGTGA
- a CDS encoding cation diffusion facilitator family transporter — protein MDRRATVRRVGVVILGVNLALAVAKALVWQATGSLAVGSEAVNSVADVAYSAVVVAGLYLTTQPPDFEHPHGHERIEPFVSLFVAAGVFVAGIGVAYSGATALLSAGPPRTITGGPLAVGVLVATGAVKLLLYRYCLRVGRRRDSPALVATALDNRNDTLTAAAALVGVLGVAAGYPALDALAAVAVSVGILYTGYEIVRDNVGYLVGAAPPEDLRGEILDRALSHPEVRGAHDVVAHYVGPEVDVSLHIEVEGERSLFEAHDIETEVVESIRALPAVDDVFVHVDPKELGEWKEADDARIAAEEADGTEADVPPPDAADQ, from the coding sequence ATGGATCGCAGGGCGACCGTCCGCCGCGTCGGCGTGGTCATTCTCGGCGTCAACCTGGCGTTGGCGGTCGCGAAGGCGCTCGTCTGGCAGGCGACCGGGAGCCTGGCCGTCGGGTCGGAGGCGGTGAACTCCGTCGCGGACGTCGCCTACTCCGCGGTCGTGGTCGCCGGACTGTATCTCACCACGCAGCCGCCGGACTTCGAGCACCCGCACGGCCACGAGCGCATCGAGCCGTTCGTCTCGCTGTTCGTCGCCGCGGGGGTGTTCGTCGCCGGGATCGGCGTCGCCTACTCCGGGGCCACTGCGCTGCTGTCGGCGGGGCCGCCGCGGACGATCACCGGCGGTCCCCTGGCGGTGGGGGTGCTCGTCGCCACCGGCGCTGTGAAGCTTCTCCTGTACCGATACTGCCTGCGGGTGGGTCGCCGGCGGGACTCGCCGGCGCTGGTGGCGACCGCGCTGGACAACCGCAACGACACGCTCACCGCGGCGGCGGCGTTGGTCGGCGTGCTCGGGGTCGCCGCCGGCTACCCCGCCCTCGACGCGCTGGCGGCCGTGGCCGTCTCCGTCGGTATTCTCTACACGGGCTACGAGATCGTCCGCGACAACGTCGGCTACCTCGTGGGCGCGGCGCCGCCGGAGGACCTCCGCGGGGAGATCCTCGACCGGGCGCTCTCACATCCCGAGGTCCGTGGCGCCCACGACGTGGTCGCCCACTACGTCGGCCCCGAGGTCGACGTGAGCCTTCACATCGAGGTGGAGGGCGAGCGGTCGCTGTTCGAGGCCCACGACATCGAGACCGAGGTGGTCGAGTCGATCCGCGCGCTCCCGGCCGTCGACGACGTGTTCGTCCACGTCGACCCGAAGGAACTGGGCGAGTGGAAGGAGGCCGACGACGCGCGCATCGCCGCCGAGGAGGCCGACGGGACCGAGGCGGACGTTCCTCCCCCGGACGCCGCCGATCAGTAG
- a CDS encoding GNAT family N-acetyltransferase: MVTVREATGDDAAAVCRVHEASIRGLGTRGYDAEQVEAWAGDRSPADYDHLGNDAPRYDTVAVDSGAVDAGAGDGEPSGRDTDDGGRVVGFGTLIPSRRDYLADGPGAGPPGTVEAVYVHPDRAGEGVGTALLADLERAAGDRGLGALGMHASLNAVGFYERHGYTRVRAVTHEFGGDDCEVTGTVVELWKRIEDG; the protein is encoded by the coding sequence GTGGTCACCGTCAGGGAGGCGACCGGCGACGACGCGGCCGCGGTCTGCCGGGTACACGAGGCGTCGATCCGCGGGCTCGGCACCCGCGGGTACGACGCCGAGCAGGTGGAGGCGTGGGCGGGCGACCGCTCGCCCGCCGACTACGACCACCTCGGGAACGACGCCCCCCGGTACGACACGGTCGCGGTCGATAGCGGCGCGGTCGACGCCGGGGCGGGCGACGGCGAACCGAGCGGCCGTGACACCGACGACGGGGGGCGCGTGGTGGGTTTCGGGACGCTGATCCCGTCCCGACGCGACTACCTCGCGGACGGACCCGGCGCGGGGCCGCCGGGGACCGTCGAGGCGGTGTACGTTCACCCGGACCGGGCGGGCGAGGGCGTCGGTACGGCGCTGCTGGCCGACCTCGAACGGGCGGCCGGCGACCGCGGTCTCGGAGCGCTCGGCATGCACGCGTCGCTGAACGCCGTCGGCTTCTACGAGCGGCACGGCTACACCAGGGTCCGGGCGGTCACCCACGAGTTCGGCGGCGACGACTGCGAGGTGACCGGCACGGTCGTCGAGCTGTGGAAACGGATCGAGGACGGCTGA
- a CDS encoding DUF7314 family protein codes for MADEFIKGLGLFCGAGLAWMVLAGWYRTPSFESPRQLIAAPPEPNTVFDAIGIFLNDVFFWTAIIGALTFWVVIPAINQFRGSASGA; via the coding sequence ATGGCAGACGAGTTCATCAAGGGCCTCGGGCTGTTCTGCGGCGCGGGCCTCGCGTGGATGGTGCTCGCGGGCTGGTACCGGACGCCCTCGTTCGAGAGCCCCCGGCAGCTGATCGCGGCACCGCCGGAGCCGAACACCGTCTTCGACGCGATCGGCATCTTCCTCAACGACGTGTTCTTCTGGACGGCGATCATCGGCGCGCTGACGTTCTGGGTGGTGATCCCGGCGATCAACCAGTTCCGCGGCTCGGCGTCGGGCGCGTAA
- a CDS encoding DUF7315 family membrane protein, protein MSDTPREGDAAAASDDGPPGTTASADGANADRSSSEPDAPVASGEGRARDVVVPIALYKRVTAYSTLAAVVTVVLGFVMLDAATLNVSLTRQLVVGVFGAVGIGPSETLLTALFSLAGLGLIAFGAGVYVLGSRFRAPGMTGGNGNSQDDDAEV, encoded by the coding sequence ATGAGCGATACGCCCCGCGAGGGGGATGCCGCGGCCGCGTCCGACGACGGTCCGCCGGGGACGACGGCGAGCGCCGACGGCGCGAACGCGGACCGATCGTCGTCCGAGCCCGACGCGCCGGTCGCGAGCGGCGAGGGCCGCGCCCGCGACGTGGTCGTGCCGATCGCGTTGTACAAGCGGGTGACGGCGTACTCGACGCTGGCGGCGGTGGTGACGGTCGTGCTCGGGTTCGTCATGCTCGATGCGGCGACGCTGAACGTATCGCTGACGCGGCAGCTCGTGGTGGGCGTGTTCGGCGCCGTCGGGATCGGTCCCTCGGAGACGCTCCTGACCGCGCTGTTCTCGCTCGCGGGCCTGGGCCTCATCGCGTTCGGCGCCGGCGTGTACGTGTTGGGATCGCGGTTTCGGGCGCCGGGGATGACCGGCGGGAACGGAAACTCTCAAGACGACGACGCCGAAGTGTAG
- a CDS encoding DUF7318 family protein: MSSTGSTYGDIHRYEPARESTAAAIAIVLLTVIEVVFVFMFTYGLVNGWGLSDTGNMFLGGILAVIFIDLAFILALYRKEFLPDVVIVKKRRRKWEDLYIREEDVDGETLGTDAWEQVKRAVYPYYKR; the protein is encoded by the coding sequence ATGTCCAGTACCGGATCGACCTACGGCGACATCCACCGCTACGAACCGGCGCGCGAGAGCACGGCCGCGGCCATCGCGATCGTCCTGCTGACGGTCATCGAGGTCGTGTTCGTGTTCATGTTCACCTACGGCCTCGTCAACGGCTGGGGCCTCTCGGACACGGGGAACATGTTCCTCGGCGGCATTCTCGCGGTGATCTTCATCGACCTCGCGTTCATCCTGGCGCTGTACCGCAAGGAGTTCCTCCCCGACGTCGTGATCGTCAAGAAGCGGCGTCGCAAGTGGGAGGACCTCTACATCCGCGAGGAGGACGTCGACGGCGAGACCCTCGGAACCGACGCCTGGGAGCAGGTGAAACGCGCCGTCTACCCCTATTACAAACGGTGA
- a CDS encoding isoaspartyl peptidase/L-asparaginase, producing the protein MRVICHGGAGGVPEEPEPRQAVLDEAAETGAAESDAVDAVVSAVEVLEESPRFNAGYGGAVQSDGVVRTDAGIMTDEREAGAVASMPGVANAAAVARVVMAETPHVFVSGVHAVDLADDFGVEVERDLLTDDGRQSYEDADPPDHDAGPKAHLEWLDEKFGGSASRSDADQSSGLGPRDHDTVGAVAHDPETDAFAACTSTGGRKFALAGRVGDVPQIGSGFFCAPAGGASATGAGEDIAKATLTRRAVRHLENGLDAQAAADRAIEEFGELTGSSAGVIVLDEGGAGSAFNSEGMQTSVATSE; encoded by the coding sequence ATGCGAGTAATCTGCCACGGCGGCGCGGGCGGCGTCCCCGAGGAACCGGAGCCCAGGCAGGCGGTCCTCGACGAGGCCGCCGAGACCGGCGCGGCCGAGTCCGACGCGGTCGACGCCGTCGTCTCCGCCGTCGAGGTGCTGGAGGAGTCCCCCCGGTTCAACGCCGGCTACGGCGGCGCGGTCCAGTCGGACGGCGTCGTCCGCACGGACGCGGGGATCATGACCGACGAGCGCGAGGCCGGCGCCGTCGCGTCGATGCCGGGCGTGGCGAACGCCGCCGCGGTCGCGCGCGTCGTCATGGCGGAGACGCCACACGTGTTCGTATCGGGGGTACACGCGGTCGACCTCGCCGACGACTTCGGGGTCGAGGTCGAGCGCGACCTGTTGACCGACGACGGGCGTCAGTCCTACGAGGACGCCGATCCGCCGGACCACGACGCCGGACCGAAGGCGCACCTGGAGTGGCTGGACGAGAAGTTCGGGGGGAGCGCGTCGCGGAGCGACGCGGATCAGTCGAGCGGCCTCGGGCCGCGAGACCACGACACCGTCGGCGCCGTGGCGCACGACCCCGAGACGGACGCCTTCGCCGCCTGCACGTCCACCGGCGGGCGCAAATTCGCGCTCGCTGGACGCGTCGGCGACGTGCCCCAGATCGGCTCGGGGTTCTTCTGTGCGCCCGCCGGGGGCGCGAGCGCCACCGGCGCCGGCGAGGACATCGCGAAGGCGACGCTGACGCGCCGGGCGGTGCGACACCTGGAGAACGGCCTCGACGCGCAGGCGGCCGCGGATCGAGCGATCGAGGAGTTCGGCGAGTTGACCGGCTCGTCGGCGGGCGTCATCGTCCTCGACGAGGGCGGCGCGGGGTCGGCGTTCAACTCCGAGGGGATGCAAACGAGCGTCGCGACCTCGGAGTAA
- a CDS encoding cytochrome bc complex cytochrome b subunit — protein sequence MSDEPTNTDDEPRTDGGGTGIVAPDDETPTWRERKERTEGLSRLTYEYFERARSEDEDLRRESDYVERDVLAFPTWPHETVRNLALTSFFVGMIIFLSATLPPHIGSPANPNSTPAIILPDWYLYWSFGLLKLGPLNPELAILGGQKLMADRTYGVLANGIVVGAIAIVPFINKGSARRPVEQPFWAAVGMFGVTLAFTLSMLSVKNLMPMNVDLLFDLTFLLPPIVGVITYAVLKTMREGYMYDLNRRYYRLRPPK from the coding sequence ATGAGCGACGAACCCACCAACACGGACGACGAACCGCGGACGGACGGCGGCGGCACCGGCATCGTCGCGCCGGACGACGAGACCCCGACGTGGCGCGAGCGCAAGGAGCGCACCGAGGGGCTCTCCCGGCTGACGTACGAGTACTTCGAGCGCGCGCGCAGCGAGGACGAGGATCTCCGCAGGGAGTCGGACTACGTCGAGCGCGACGTGCTCGCCTTCCCGACGTGGCCCCACGAGACGGTTCGAAACCTCGCGCTCACCAGCTTCTTCGTCGGGATGATCATCTTCCTGTCGGCGACGCTGCCGCCCCACATCGGCAGCCCCGCGAACCCGAACTCGACGCCGGCGATCATCCTGCCCGACTGGTACCTCTACTGGTCGTTCGGTCTGCTCAAGCTCGGCCCGCTCAACCCCGAGCTCGCCATCCTCGGCGGCCAGAAGCTGATGGCCGACCGGACGTACGGCGTCCTCGCGAACGGCATCGTCGTCGGCGCCATCGCGATCGTCCCCTTCATCAACAAGGGCTCGGCCCGGCGCCCCGTCGAGCAGCCGTTCTGGGCGGCCGTCGGCATGTTCGGCGTGACGCTGGCGTTCACGCTGTCGATGCTGTCGGTGAAGAACCTCATGCCGATGAACGTCGACCTGCTGTTCGACCTGACGTTCCTCCTCCCGCCGATCGTCGGGGTCATCACCTACGCGGTGTTGAAGACGATGCGCGAGGGGTACATGTACGACCTGAACCGCCGGTACTACCGGCTGCGCCCCCCGAAGTAG
- a CDS encoding plastocyanin/azurin family copper-binding protein, with protein MKRRDFMRQAGGATAAIGAGATATAGTAAAQEGGGQQPDFGGYTDGAEGGEYLDARGESEVTVEVGGGGGLAFLPTELWIDTGTTVVFDWVSDGHNVLFDDNPGDVSGHEPLEDEGFSFEVTFESGGIYTYYCDPHRSLGMLGGIAVGEDVPTVSTGGGGRKELHDLGVAIQAHWVGAATILGIIMSVIFTFYLVKYGESAHTGTGR; from the coding sequence ATGAAGAGGCGGGACTTTATGCGACAGGCCGGCGGTGCGACGGCCGCCATCGGGGCGGGCGCGACCGCGACGGCCGGCACCGCCGCGGCCCAGGAGGGCGGCGGCCAACAGCCCGACTTCGGCGGCTACACCGACGGTGCCGAGGGCGGCGAGTACCTCGACGCCCGCGGCGAGTCCGAGGTGACCGTCGAGGTCGGCGGCGGCGGGGGCCTCGCGTTCCTGCCGACCGAGCTGTGGATCGACACGGGAACGACCGTGGTGTTCGACTGGGTCTCCGACGGACACAACGTCCTGTTCGACGACAACCCCGGCGACGTCTCCGGCCACGAACCGCTGGAGGACGAGGGGTTCTCGTTCGAAGTGACGTTCGAGTCCGGCGGGATCTACACGTACTACTGTGACCCCCACCGGTCGCTCGGGATGCTCGGCGGGATCGCCGTCGGCGAGGACGTGCCGACGGTGTCGACCGGGGGCGGCGGCCGGAAGGAACTGCACGACCTCGGGGTCGCAATCCAGGCCCACTGGGTCGGCGCGGCCACCATCCTCGGCATCATCATGAGCGTGATCTTCACGTTCTACCTGGTGAAGTACGGCGAGTCCGCACACACGGGGACCGGGAGGTGA
- a CDS encoding DUF63 family protein: MTSLAFARSAALPGQATPWQVLPAGFGLPPLPYLLALAAALVGVAVGVRRRDPDFGGRHVLALVPWMCVGAAGHVLYGLGALPPALAPLFGTPSAYLTTAGVAGAVWLATLRIDADDARALGVAGAVALLPAVGGVVAHGVANGTLSPVLPAAGLVGGAALGVAVGALLYRLREDAAVAGRAGLLAVAAHGVDGVTTAVGVDLLGFGERTPASRLILEFAAGLPTAEALGAGWLFVLVKLAVAAVVVLAVAPTVREEPRYGYALLALVTAVGLGPGVHNALLFAVEVA; encoded by the coding sequence ATGACTTCCCTCGCCTTCGCGCGGTCGGCCGCGCTTCCGGGGCAAGCGACCCCGTGGCAGGTGCTCCCGGCCGGCTTCGGCCTGCCGCCGCTGCCGTACCTCCTCGCGCTCGCGGCCGCGCTCGTGGGCGTCGCCGTCGGCGTCCGGCGGCGCGACCCCGACTTCGGCGGCCGGCACGTGCTCGCGCTGGTGCCGTGGATGTGCGTCGGCGCCGCCGGCCACGTCCTGTACGGCCTCGGCGCGCTCCCGCCCGCGCTCGCGCCGCTGTTCGGCACGCCGAGCGCGTACCTCACGACCGCGGGCGTCGCCGGGGCCGTCTGGCTCGCGACCCTCCGGATCGACGCCGACGACGCCCGCGCGCTCGGGGTCGCCGGCGCGGTCGCGCTCCTCCCGGCGGTCGGCGGCGTCGTCGCCCACGGCGTCGCGAACGGCACGCTCTCTCCCGTGCTCCCCGCCGCCGGGCTGGTCGGCGGCGCCGCCCTCGGGGTCGCCGTCGGGGCGCTGCTGTACCGCCTGCGCGAGGACGCCGCGGTCGCGGGCCGCGCGGGGCTGCTCGCGGTCGCCGCCCACGGCGTCGACGGCGTGACGACCGCCGTCGGGGTCGACCTGCTCGGGTTCGGCGAGCGCACGCCCGCCTCGCGGCTGATCCTGGAGTTCGCGGCCGGGCTCCCCACGGCGGAGGCGCTGGGCGCCGGCTGGCTGTTCGTGCTCGTGAAGCTCGCCGTCGCCGCGGTCGTCGTCCTCGCTGTCGCGCCGACGGTGCGCGAGGAGCCGCGCTACGGGTACGCGCTGCTCGCGCTCGTGACGGCAGTCGGGCTCGGACCCGGCGTGCACAACGCGCTGCTGTTCGCGGTCGAGGTCGCCTGA
- a CDS encoding tRNA (N(6)-L-threonylcarbamoyladenosine(37)-C(2))-methylthiotransferase yields the protein MATYHIETYGCTSNRGESREIERRLRDGGHRPVDGPAEADVAILNTCTVVEKTERNMLRRAEELSEETADLIVTGCMALAQGEQFAEADVDAQVLHWEDVPTAVMNGECPTPTEGTAPVLDGEVGILPIARGCMSNCSYCITKFATGRIDSPPVEENVEKARALVHAGASEIRVTGQDTGVYGWDEGERKLPELLDRVCDIDGEFRVRVGMANPGGIHGIREELADVFAENEKLYDFIHLPVQSGSDDVLEDMRRQHRVDEFLEIVETFDERLDEWTLSTDFIVGFPTETDHDHEQSMALLREVRPEKVNVTRFSKRPGTEAADMKGLGGQTKKDRSKEMSAAKREIVGEAYESMVGSRRRVLVVEEGTGDSVKCRDGAYRQVIVQGADERGVEPGDFLDVEITGQNTMYAFGDPV from the coding sequence ATGGCGACGTACCACATCGAGACCTACGGCTGCACGTCCAACCGGGGTGAGAGCCGCGAGATCGAGCGCCGGCTCCGCGACGGCGGCCACCGCCCCGTGGACGGACCCGCCGAGGCGGACGTGGCCATCCTCAACACCTGCACGGTCGTCGAGAAGACCGAGCGCAACATGCTCCGGCGCGCCGAGGAGCTGTCCGAGGAAACGGCCGACCTCATCGTCACCGGCTGCATGGCGCTGGCGCAGGGCGAGCAGTTCGCCGAGGCCGACGTGGACGCGCAGGTGCTCCACTGGGAAGACGTGCCGACCGCGGTGATGAACGGCGAGTGCCCGACCCCGACCGAGGGCACCGCGCCCGTCCTCGACGGGGAGGTCGGCATCCTCCCGATCGCGCGGGGCTGCATGAGCAACTGCTCGTACTGCATCACGAAGTTCGCGACCGGCCGCATCGACTCCCCGCCGGTCGAGGAGAACGTCGAGAAGGCGCGCGCGCTCGTCCACGCGGGCGCCAGCGAGATCCGCGTCACCGGCCAGGACACCGGCGTCTACGGCTGGGACGAGGGCGAGCGGAAGCTCCCCGAGCTGCTCGACCGGGTCTGCGATATCGACGGCGAGTTCCGCGTGCGCGTGGGGATGGCCAACCCCGGCGGCATCCACGGCATCCGCGAGGAACTGGCGGACGTGTTCGCCGAGAACGAGAAGCTGTACGACTTCATCCACCTGCCGGTGCAGTCCGGCAGCGACGACGTGCTCGAGGACATGCGCCGCCAGCACCGCGTCGACGAGTTCCTCGAGATCGTCGAGACGTTCGACGAGCGCCTCGACGAGTGGACGCTCTCGACGGACTTCATCGTCGGCTTCCCCACGGAGACCGACCACGACCACGAGCAGTCGATGGCGCTGCTGCGGGAGGTCCGCCCCGAGAAGGTGAACGTCACGCGCTTCTCCAAGCGCCCCGGCACCGAGGCGGCCGACATGAAGGGGCTGGGCGGACAGACGAAGAAGGACCGCTCGAAGGAGATGAGCGCGGCCAAGCGGGAGATCGTCGGCGAGGCGTACGAGTCGATGGTCGGCAGCCGGCGCCGCGTCCTCGTCGTCGAGGAGGGCACCGGCGACTCCGTGAAGTGCCGCGACGGCGCCTACCGGCAGGTGATCGTCCAGGGGGCCGACGAGCGCGGCGTCGAACCCGGCGACTTCCTCGACGTGGAGATCACCGGCCAGAACACGATGTACGCCTTCGGCGACCCGGTCTGA
- a CDS encoding PQQ-binding-like beta-propeller repeat protein, with amino-acid sequence MPSRRRLLSGIAAAGAAGLAGCSGNGPNATTFSPGRESDTEWPLPGYGPRASGYVADAVAPRTPPTERWRAETGPAVGRIVVADGTAFVPAEDGLYALRLRDGDERWRASIRPYGVSVADGVAYVSSREEPAVYALEVDSGEERWRVETAGDFAAAPLPAPDGDAVIVGDTDGRVAALAPRTGEPRWTFEAFTGVYSLAAREDRIYVGTTGGETYELHVVENEDEEPRGVPLWRRKLPGTVRALTAAPGSVYAATFGGGVLRLATGAAAGRTEWHAPSAPTVTDALVHAGGLVAGAGSEGVSAFDGGDGDRRWRVAVDRIAPVSPAVAAGDTLYAGVGGALRAYALGGGVGVGPYRVDVERWRRSLSVRNLAIADGALVVASDDLDGSSGVVVLE; translated from the coding sequence ATGCCCTCGCGTCGCCGGCTGCTCTCCGGGATCGCCGCCGCCGGAGCCGCGGGGCTTGCGGGCTGCTCGGGGAACGGACCGAACGCGACGACGTTCTCGCCCGGGCGGGAGTCGGACACGGAGTGGCCGCTCCCGGGGTACGGCCCGCGAGCGAGCGGCTACGTGGCCGACGCCGTCGCGCCGCGCACGCCGCCGACCGAGCGCTGGCGCGCGGAGACGGGACCGGCGGTCGGGAGGATCGTCGTCGCCGACGGGACGGCGTTCGTCCCGGCCGAGGACGGCCTGTACGCGCTCCGGCTGCGCGACGGCGACGAGCGGTGGCGGGCCTCGATCCGCCCGTACGGCGTCTCCGTCGCCGACGGCGTCGCCTACGTCTCCAGCCGGGAGGAGCCGGCGGTGTACGCCCTGGAGGTCGACTCCGGCGAGGAGCGTTGGCGCGTCGAGACGGCCGGGGACTTCGCGGCCGCGCCGCTGCCCGCGCCGGACGGCGACGCGGTGATCGTCGGCGACACGGACGGGCGGGTCGCGGCGCTGGCGCCGCGCACCGGGGAGCCACGCTGGACGTTCGAGGCGTTCACCGGCGTCTACTCGCTGGCCGCCCGGGAGGACCGGATCTACGTCGGGACTACCGGCGGCGAGACCTACGAGCTACACGTCGTCGAAAACGAGGACGAGGAGCCGCGCGGCGTCCCGCTGTGGCGGCGCAAGCTCCCCGGCACGGTCCGCGCGCTGACGGCGGCGCCCGGGTCGGTGTACGCGGCGACCTTCGGCGGCGGCGTCCTCCGGCTCGCCACGGGCGCGGCCGCCGGGCGCACGGAGTGGCACGCGCCGTCGGCGCCGACGGTGACCGACGCGCTCGTGCACGCCGGCGGGCTCGTCGCGGGCGCGGGCTCGGAGGGCGTCTCGGCGTTCGACGGCGGCGACGGGGACCGGCGCTGGCGCGTCGCCGTCGACCGGATCGCTCCCGTGTCGCCGGCGGTCGCCGCGGGCGACACGCTGTACGCCGGCGTCGGCGGCGCGCTCCGGGCGTACGCGCTCGGCGGCGGCGTCGGCGTCGGCCCCTACCGCGTCGACGTGGAGCGCTGGCGTCGCAGCCTGTCGGTCAGGAACCTCGCGATCGCCGACGGCGCGCTGGTCGTCGCCTCCGACGACCTCGACGGGTCCTCCGGCGTCGTCGTGTTGGAGTGA